The Deltaproteobacteria bacterium genome includes a window with the following:
- a CDS encoding Uma2 family endonuclease, which yields MLPQMRQSQIKLTYQDYLLLPEDRHYELIEGDFFMTPSPLSIHQMISNKLSWLLNNFIFSHAKGVLFAAPMDVYLSEENVVQPDLFFISREREHIIQRECIKGAPDLVIEILSPSNSNRDLIVKKHLYAKFAVQEYWIVNPETQVIEVMTWAERGFETVQIYPRNATLSSPFLKDIRLRLEEVFEK from the coding sequence ATGCTTCCTCAGATGCGTCAATCTCAAATAAAACTTACTTATCAGGACTATCTGCTTTTACCTGAGGACAGGCATTATGAGCTTATTGAAGGAGATTTTTTTATGACCCCTTCGCCCTTGTCCATTCATCAGATGATCTCAAATAAGTTGAGTTGGTTATTGAATAATTTCATTTTTAGTCATGCAAAAGGGGTATTGTTTGCTGCCCCGATGGACGTTTATCTTTCAGAAGAAAATGTAGTGCAACCCGACCTGTTCTTTATTTCCAGGGAGCGTGAGCACATCATCCAACGTGAATGCATCAAGGGAGCGCCCGATTTGGTAATCGAGATTTTATCTCCTTCTAATTCAAACCGGGATCTCATAGTCAAAAAACACCTTTACGCAAAATTTGCGGTCCAAGAGTATTGGATTGTGAATCCGGAGACTCAAGTGATTGAAGTGATGACCTGGGCGGAAAGGGGTTTTGAGACAGTGCAAATCTATCCAAGAAATGCAACGCTCTCTTCGCCGTTCTTAAAAGACATTCGCCTTCGCTTGGAAGAAGTTTTTGAAAAATAG
- a CDS encoding FAD-binding oxidoreductase: MPPPNLLKEIRNKGLEHSLAEADRLAYSRDCSSASMIRLRGGEVEILPKIIVWPKNNQEVSTLLALANTHQMPVVPYGAGSGVCGGAIPIHKGIVLDLKKMDQILFLDEKNLRVRAQCGILGEILERELNRKGYTLGHFPSSIYTATLGGYLACRSAGQLSTKYGKIEDLFHSMKVVLATGGVVDCSRDKEAWFSELILGSEGTLGVVTEAELHVRPLPEKRKYVGFQFESVAQGLEAIRLFMQKGFRPAVVRLYDPLDSFIFSTHPSREKNNSSFSFIPEKIFSFLGFAKWNSLQMLLLQPSLLNKAIDFALKKSLLILGFEGAAWKLDHELLGVQQICKREGGKSLGEAPGLQWLKRRYSVSYKMSPLVNQGFFVDTMEVASSWTNLAKLYEGVKSAIGQEALVMAHFSHAYHDGCSIYFTFLGHALGKEKTLKQHRRVWDKGMEASLKAGGTISHHHGIGTLKAEAFVQELGPLYAWWKNAKAVLDPQAILNPGKMGL; the protein is encoded by the coding sequence ATGCCCCCTCCCAATTTATTAAAAGAGATCCGAAATAAAGGCCTTGAGCATAGCTTGGCGGAGGCTGATCGCTTGGCCTATTCCCGCGATTGCTCCAGCGCTTCCATGATTCGCCTGAGGGGGGGGGAGGTAGAAATACTTCCTAAAATTATTGTTTGGCCGAAAAATAATCAGGAAGTGTCTACTTTGCTGGCTTTAGCAAATACCCACCAAATGCCGGTAGTGCCTTATGGAGCAGGGTCAGGTGTCTGCGGGGGAGCCATTCCCATTCACAAGGGCATTGTGCTTGATTTAAAAAAGATGGATCAAATTTTATTCCTCGACGAAAAAAATCTTCGGGTGAGGGCTCAATGCGGGATACTGGGGGAAATTTTAGAACGGGAGCTGAATCGGAAGGGTTACACGCTAGGGCATTTTCCTTCCTCCATTTATACTGCTACCTTGGGAGGCTATCTGGCCTGTCGTTCAGCAGGGCAGCTTTCGACCAAGTACGGAAAAATTGAAGACCTGTTTCATTCGATGAAGGTAGTGCTCGCCACGGGCGGGGTAGTGGATTGTTCTAGAGACAAAGAGGCTTGGTTTTCGGAACTGATTTTGGGTTCGGAAGGAACTTTAGGCGTTGTGACTGAGGCCGAGCTTCACGTTCGCCCTTTGCCCGAGAAAAGAAAGTATGTGGGGTTCCAGTTTGAATCGGTGGCACAAGGCCTGGAAGCCATTCGACTGTTTATGCAAAAGGGTTTTAGACCGGCCGTGGTGCGTTTATATGATCCTTTAGACAGTTTTATTTTTTCGACTCACCCCTCGAGAGAGAAAAACAATTCTTCTTTTTCTTTCATTCCCGAAAAAATATTTTCGTTTTTGGGTTTCGCCAAATGGAATTCCTTGCAGATGCTTTTATTGCAACCCTCTTTGTTGAACAAAGCCATTGATTTTGCGCTCAAGAAAAGTTTGCTAATTTTAGGTTTTGAAGGGGCCGCCTGGAAACTGGACCATGAGTTGTTGGGGGTTCAGCAAATTTGTAAACGCGAAGGCGGAAAGAGTCTGGGAGAAGCACCGGGGCTACAATGGTTGAAACGTCGCTATAGCGTTTCTTACAAGATGTCCCCCTTGGTGAATCAAGGTTTTTTTGTCGACACGATGGAAGTGGCCAGCTCCTGGACAAATCTAGCCAAATTGTATGAAGGGGTTAAGAGTGCCATTGGTCAGGAGGCCTTGGTCATGGCACATTTTTCACATGCTTACCACGACGGATGTTCCATCTATTTTACTTTTTTGGGTCATGCCCTTGGTAAGGAAAAAACTTTGAAGCAACATCGAAGGGTCTGGGACAAGGGAATGGAAGCGAGTTTAAAGGCAGGAGGGACTATCAGCCATCATCATGGAATTGGAACCCTTAAGGCAGAGGCCTTTGTTCAAGAATTGGGTCCCCTATATGCGTGGTGGAAGAACGCAAAAGCGGTGCTTGATCCGCAGGCAATTTTAAATCCAGGAAAGATGGGGCTGTAA
- the icd gene encoding NADP-dependent isocitrate dehydrogenase, whose protein sequence is MSFQLKSPQRGQKVRIQDGKLQVPHQPILPFIEGDGTGPDIWRASQRVFDAAVKKAYSGERQIQWFEVFAGEKAKTTYGDTCPPNFLPQETLDVIREYLVAIKGPLTTPVGKGIRSLNVSLRQELDLYVCLRPVRYFSGTPSPVKHPEKVDMVIFRENTEDIYSGVEWEAGTPEVKKVIHFLQTEMGVKKIRFPETSGIGIKPVSEEGTKRLVRAAIEYALNHRRRNLTLVHKGNIMKFTEGAFQRWGYELAKQEYADRVVSWEECKGKVPAGKLLIQDVIADAFLQQILTRPAEYDVIATLNLNGDYISDALAAQVGGIGIAPGGNINYKTGHAIFEATHGTAPKYAGLDKVNPGSVILSGVMMFEYLGWQEVADLIVKSIEKTILNKTVTYDFARLMEGAKELKCSEFGDAVISNL, encoded by the coding sequence ATGTCATTTCAATTAAAAAGTCCCCAACGCGGGCAAAAAGTCCGTATTCAAGACGGCAAACTCCAAGTTCCCCATCAACCTATCCTCCCTTTTATTGAGGGCGATGGAACCGGTCCCGATATCTGGCGGGCCTCTCAAAGGGTTTTCGATGCAGCGGTAAAGAAGGCCTACTCCGGCGAGCGTCAGATTCAATGGTTTGAAGTCTTTGCAGGTGAGAAAGCAAAGACCACCTACGGCGACACCTGTCCTCCCAATTTTCTTCCCCAAGAAACGCTCGATGTCATTCGGGAGTACTTGGTGGCAATCAAAGGGCCTCTGACGACACCTGTGGGCAAGGGAATTCGTTCCCTTAATGTTTCTCTCAGGCAGGAACTCGATTTGTATGTCTGCCTACGCCCCGTGCGTTATTTTTCAGGGACTCCTTCTCCGGTGAAACATCCCGAAAAAGTGGATATGGTCATCTTCCGTGAAAATACCGAAGATATTTATTCGGGGGTGGAATGGGAAGCAGGAACCCCTGAAGTCAAAAAAGTGATCCATTTTTTACAAACAGAAATGGGCGTCAAAAAAATCCGTTTTCCGGAAACTTCTGGAATAGGCATCAAGCCGGTATCCGAAGAAGGTACCAAACGACTCGTGCGTGCCGCCATCGAATATGCGCTGAATCATAGACGTCGAAATCTTACCCTAGTACACAAAGGCAACATCATGAAGTTCACCGAAGGGGCCTTCCAGCGTTGGGGCTACGAATTGGCCAAGCAGGAATATGCCGATCGCGTGGTCAGTTGGGAAGAATGCAAGGGGAAGGTGCCCGCTGGAAAATTGCTGATTCAGGATGTGATTGCGGATGCCTTTTTACAACAGATTCTCACCCGTCCCGCCGAGTACGATGTGATTGCGACCTTGAACCTCAACGGAGATTACATCAGCGATGCCTTGGCCGCTCAAGTCGGTGGAATCGGAATCGCACCGGGTGGAAACATCAACTACAAGACAGGACATGCCATCTTTGAGGCAACGCATGGCACGGCCCCTAAATATGCAGGGCTGGATAAAGTCAATCCAGGTTCGGTGATCCTCTCAGGGGTCATGATGTTCGAATACCTGGGCTGGCAGGAAGTGGCCGATCTTATTGTGAAGTCGATCGAGAAGACGATTTTGAATAAAACAGTGACCTATGATTTTGCTCGTTTGATGGAAGGGGCAAAGGAACTGAAGTGCTCGGAATTTGGCGATGCGGTCATTAGTAATTTGTAA
- a CDS encoding glycosyltransferase family protein: MKIILINQARMTSTRLPGKVLKQVLGKPLLEYQIERLRRVKHIDCQIVATTIHATDEPIVDLCNKLGVECSRGSESDVLARYYEAAVKHRPDAVVRVTSDCPLIDPDVIDQVIRYYVQQAPQFEYASNVETRTFPRGMDIEIFSYQALVNAYQLAKDPVEREHVTPYITKNLSHKGSVTYPKNHSDYRWTVDTPEDFSLIEKILSTIYPQNPLFNLEDILQLIAQNPHWAQINATVQQKI, translated from the coding sequence ATGAAAATTATTCTCATTAACCAGGCACGCATGACTTCCACGCGTCTGCCTGGAAAAGTTTTAAAACAGGTTTTGGGCAAGCCGTTGCTGGAATATCAAATCGAACGTTTGAGAAGAGTCAAACATATCGATTGCCAGATTGTTGCTACCACAATCCATGCGACCGATGAACCTATTGTCGACCTGTGCAACAAACTGGGAGTGGAGTGCAGCCGGGGTTCGGAGTCGGATGTCTTGGCCAGATATTATGAGGCGGCGGTCAAACATCGTCCGGATGCGGTGGTGCGGGTGACCTCCGATTGTCCCTTGATTGATCCCGACGTGATCGATCAGGTGATTCGTTACTATGTTCAGCAGGCCCCTCAATTTGAATACGCCTCCAATGTGGAAACGAGGACTTTTCCACGAGGGATGGATATCGAAATCTTTTCTTATCAGGCCCTGGTTAATGCCTATCAACTCGCAAAAGATCCAGTTGAAAGAGAACATGTGACTCCCTATATCACCAAAAATTTATCCCACAAGGGGTCGGTGACCTATCCCAAAAATCACAGTGATTATCGTTGGACCGTGGATACCCCGGAGGATTTTAGCCTGATCGAAAAAATTCTTTCTACAATTTATCCTCAAAATCCTCTCTTCAACTTAGAAGATATTCTTCAGCTGATTGCGCAAAATCCGCATTGGGCTCAGATTAATGCGACTGTGCAGCAAAAAATATAA
- a CDS encoding SDR family oxidoreductase: protein MFLPNLLKDKTILITGGGTGLGKSMALRFAELGANLVITGRREEVLKAAAKEIAAKGAKVFTKPCDVRKYDEVEAAFDAAESEFDHIDVLLNNAAGNFISPTELLSPNAFNSVVGIVLNGSFHCTQAAGRRWINQQSGGRVLSIVTTYAWTGSAYVVPSACAKAGVLAMTRSLAVEWGKYKIRLNAIAPGPFPTEQAWENLVPPGFEEKWRSRIPLGRVGRHEELANLASYLVSDYADYINGEVVTIDGGEWISGAGEMNMLTEMTPEDWMKMAERAKKSKGK, encoded by the coding sequence ATGTTCCTTCCCAATCTATTAAAAGATAAGACCATCCTCATCACCGGTGGGGGGACTGGCCTCGGAAAATCCATGGCCCTGCGCTTTGCCGAACTCGGGGCTAACCTGGTGATTACCGGCAGGCGCGAAGAAGTCCTCAAAGCTGCAGCCAAGGAAATTGCGGCCAAGGGCGCGAAGGTTTTTACCAAGCCTTGTGATGTGCGAAAATACGATGAAGTGGAAGCTGCATTTGATGCGGCCGAATCCGAATTCGATCACATTGATGTGCTGCTGAACAATGCGGCCGGAAATTTTATCTCTCCCACCGAACTCCTTTCTCCCAATGCCTTTAATTCCGTGGTCGGTATTGTTTTGAATGGTTCTTTCCATTGCACCCAGGCGGCAGGTCGCCGCTGGATCAATCAACAAAGTGGTGGTCGTGTTTTAAGCATTGTGACCACCTACGCCTGGACAGGCTCCGCGTATGTGGTCCCCTCCGCTTGTGCAAAAGCGGGTGTGCTGGCCATGACGCGTTCTCTGGCCGTCGAATGGGGAAAATATAAAATTCGTCTCAATGCCATTGCCCCGGGGCCTTTTCCCACGGAGCAGGCTTGGGAAAATCTGGTGCCTCCAGGGTTTGAAGAAAAATGGAGAAGTCGCATTCCTTTGGGGCGTGTGGGTCGACACGAAGAACTGGCGAATCTGGCCTCTTACCTGGTTTCGGACTATGCCGATTATATTAATGGTGAAGTGGTGACGATCGATGGAGGGGAATGGATTTCGGGGGCAGGAGAAATGAATATGCTCACCGAAATGACCCCCGAAGATTGGATGAAGATGGCGGAGCGGGCAAAGAAGTCGAAGGGGAAATAA
- the mdh gene encoding malate dehydrogenase, with product MRKKIALIGAGNIGGELAQRVMQKELGDVVLLDVCEGVPQGKALDLLETAPVDGSSMSLKGTQDYKDIAGADVVIITAGLARKPGMSRDDLLSKNLEIMKVVAQGVKENAPNAFVIVVSNPLDVMVYAFQKLSGFDPKRVIGMAGVLDSARLRCFVAMELGVSVQDVSALVLGGHGDDMVALTRFCTVNGIPVQDLISKEKLEAIVKRTQTAGGEIVNLLKTGSAFFSPAASAIAMAESYLRDQKRVMACAAYLKGEYGANGYFMGVPVVIGSQGIEKVIELKLNEDEKKLIAESLEHVKKLVAEVKI from the coding sequence ATGAGAAAAAAAATTGCCTTAATTGGAGCAGGAAATATCGGGGGTGAACTGGCCCAGCGTGTGATGCAGAAAGAGCTGGGGGATGTCGTTCTTTTGGATGTTTGCGAGGGTGTGCCTCAGGGGAAGGCCTTGGATCTTTTGGAAACTGCCCCGGTGGATGGTTCCAGCATGAGTCTGAAGGGCACTCAGGATTACAAAGATATTGCGGGGGCCGATGTGGTAATTATCACGGCCGGCTTGGCTCGTAAGCCTGGCATGAGCCGCGATGACTTGCTCTCCAAAAATTTGGAAATCATGAAAGTGGTGGCCCAAGGGGTAAAAGAAAATGCGCCTAACGCCTTCGTGATCGTTGTGTCTAATCCTTTGGATGTCATGGTCTATGCCTTTCAAAAACTCTCCGGTTTTGATCCCAAGCGGGTTATCGGAATGGCCGGCGTGCTCGATTCTGCAAGGCTGCGCTGTTTTGTGGCGATGGAATTGGGTGTGAGTGTGCAAGATGTGAGTGCCTTGGTGCTGGGTGGACACGGAGACGACATGGTGGCCCTTACCCGTTTCTGCACGGTGAATGGAATTCCTGTCCAGGACCTCATCTCCAAAGAAAAACTTGAGGCCATTGTGAAACGAACTCAAACGGCCGGGGGTGAAATTGTGAACCTGCTCAAAACCGGTTCGGCCTTCTTTTCTCCTGCCGCCTCTGCCATTGCGATGGCGGAAAGTTATCTCAGAGATCAAAAACGCGTCATGGCCTGCGCCGCCTACTTAAAAGGCGAATACGGAGCAAATGGCTATTTCATGGGAGTGCCTGTGGTGATTGGCTCCCAGGGAATCGAAAAAGTAATTGAACTGAAACTCAATGAAGATGAGAAAAAATTAATCGCGGAGAGTTTGGAGCATGTGAAGAAATTGGTGGCTGAAGTAAAAATATAA
- a CDS encoding diacylglycerol kinase family lipid kinase, translating into MKKTNHTPYFILNPNSGGGRAAREWKRIEPLLPQFFASTQIHKTKKSGDAVLMAKKAALQGYRQIVSVGGDGTLNEVLNGIMQVPAEIRQNISLSLFPLGSGDDFAKTLLWPKDFKQRLQGILRNQGQKVDVGLIHYQDFKGKKLRRYFLNICDFGMGGEVVARVNRSSKLFGGKITYLTSILETLMNFKPFSIEASLEGKKRKFHDITLGIIANGSYFGGGLCVAPQAKLDNGLFEVLLVEKMAALDFLKLLPQLYLRRALSVKGIHSFQSSFISVKSLQAPSILLDCDGEQPGILPASFELLPQELRVTVL; encoded by the coding sequence ATGAAAAAAACAAACCACACCCCTTACTTCATTCTCAACCCCAATTCTGGAGGAGGTCGAGCGGCCAGGGAATGGAAACGTATCGAACCCTTGCTGCCTCAGTTCTTTGCCTCCACCCAAATTCATAAAACCAAAAAATCAGGCGATGCAGTGCTTATGGCCAAAAAGGCGGCCCTTCAGGGATATAGGCAAATTGTATCGGTGGGTGGAGATGGAACCTTAAATGAAGTGCTGAATGGCATCATGCAAGTGCCTGCTGAAATTCGTCAAAATATTTCGCTTAGTCTCTTTCCTCTGGGCTCGGGAGATGATTTTGCCAAAACGCTTTTATGGCCCAAGGATTTCAAACAACGCCTGCAAGGGATCCTTCGAAACCAAGGCCAAAAAGTGGATGTGGGTTTGATACATTATCAAGACTTCAAGGGGAAAAAGCTTCGCCGTTATTTCCTCAATATATGTGATTTTGGAATGGGCGGTGAAGTGGTGGCTCGGGTAAATCGTTCGTCAAAACTTTTCGGTGGAAAAATCACTTATCTGACTTCTATTTTAGAAACTTTAATGAATTTTAAACCTTTCTCTATTGAAGCCAGCCTTGAAGGGAAAAAAAGGAAATTTCACGACATCACTCTGGGTATTATCGCCAACGGCAGCTATTTCGGAGGCGGCCTTTGCGTGGCGCCACAGGCCAAATTGGACAATGGATTATTTGAAGTGCTTTTAGTGGAAAAAATGGCCGCCCTGGATTTTCTAAAATTGCTTCCCCAACTTTATTTAAGACGTGCGCTGTCGGTAAAAGGGATTCATTCTTTTCAAAGTAGTTTTATTTCAGTGAAATCGTTGCAAGCCCCTTCTATCCTTTTGGATTGCGATGGAGAGCAGCCGGGCATTTTGCCGGCCAGTTTTGAATTGCTTCCCCAGGAGCTGAGGGTGACGGTTTTGTAA
- a CDS encoding succinate dehydrogenase, with protein sequence MTESKKLSFTKDEKYFFLCRLHSLSGIFPIGFYFAFHMMANAKSLLGAESYDSLIKGIGELPFLHAIEISVIAIPLLFHILWGIVIYLTAKSNVVQYPFCANWRYFLQRLTGVIGIAFIALHVWATRVEALVSGIPPSFISMQNEINEPYMALVYLIGTIALTYHLTNGIWTFLITWGATVSPRAQKVSGIVCGALFLAFSSVWIQIIANFKGWF encoded by the coding sequence ATGACCGAATCTAAAAAACTTTCTTTCACAAAAGACGAAAAATATTTTTTCCTTTGCCGCCTCCATTCTTTGTCCGGCATTTTTCCCATAGGATTTTATTTTGCCTTCCACATGATGGCCAATGCGAAATCTCTGTTGGGCGCGGAAAGTTATGACAGCCTCATCAAGGGAATTGGCGAGCTGCCTTTTTTGCACGCCATCGAAATTAGTGTCATCGCTATTCCTCTGCTCTTCCACATCCTCTGGGGCATTGTCATTTATCTAACGGCCAAAAGTAATGTGGTGCAATATCCTTTCTGCGCGAACTGGCGCTATTTTTTACAACGTCTTACGGGGGTTATTGGAATAGCTTTTATCGCCTTGCATGTCTGGGCGACGCGAGTAGAAGCACTGGTTTCGGGTATTCCCCCCAGCTTCATCAGCATGCAGAATGAAATCAATGAGCCCTACATGGCCCTGGTTTACCTGATTGGGACAATTGCCCTGACCTATCATTTGACCAACGGGATCTGGACCTTTCTGATTACCTGGGGAGCTACGGTGTCCCCCCGAGCTCAAAAAGTTTCAGGCATCGTGTGCGGGGCTTTGTTTTTGGCTTTTAGCTCGGTGTGGATACAGATTATCGCAAATTTTAAAGGGTGGTTTTAA
- a CDS encoding FtsX-like permease family protein, protein MTQIIEERFQNSSPPVEAVSEKGFVESILSELSAISEAIKIIAWVTLLATLLVVGNTMAMSIRERSTEQGVLRTLGFSKWAIFRLYLSESMALSFFGALLGAISACLLFTFIPMAIPGGQGRPGLAIGPYWSLLKTVVLLALLMGILSGFPPAFFSMRRKITDTLRFLA, encoded by the coding sequence GTGACTCAGATCATAGAAGAACGTTTTCAAAATTCCTCTCCCCCGGTGGAGGCGGTCAGTGAAAAAGGTTTTGTAGAAAGTATTCTGAGTGAACTTTCGGCGATTAGCGAGGCCATCAAAATTATCGCGTGGGTCACCTTGCTGGCCACCTTGCTGGTGGTAGGAAATACCATGGCCATGAGTATTCGTGAACGGTCCACGGAGCAGGGGGTGCTGCGTACCCTGGGTTTTTCGAAATGGGCCATCTTTCGTTTGTATCTCAGCGAATCGATGGCCTTGTCTTTCTTTGGAGCACTGTTAGGGGCAATATCGGCCTGTCTGCTTTTTACCTTCATTCCCATGGCTATTCCCGGAGGGCAGGGCCGTCCTGGCTTGGCGATTGGGCCTTACTGGAGTTTGTTAAAAACAGTGGTACTGCTGGCTTTGCTGATGGGGATCTTGAGTGGTTTTCCTCCTGCTTTTTTTTCGATGAGACGAAAGATAACCGATACTTTAAGGTTTTTGGCGTAG
- a CDS encoding 4Fe-4S dicluster domain-containing protein, whose product MKSRYHLHRKMISGLNLACFFLLHLLRRIFLRSGGIQRFQKNYLEVKILSLEDKKMFQGLGRCTACGDCDKICPALKQKNEIHFLGPMAVPLSYARSLYFLDKVQIPWDICKDCGECEKVCPENVPLNRALKWLVSK is encoded by the coding sequence ATGAAAAGCCGATATCATTTACATCGAAAGATGATTTCAGGGTTGAACTTGGCTTGTTTTTTTTTATTACATCTGTTGCGAAGAATTTTTCTTCGTTCGGGAGGGATTCAGCGCTTCCAAAAAAATTATCTTGAAGTTAAAATTTTAAGTCTCGAAGACAAAAAAATGTTTCAGGGTTTGGGACGCTGCACCGCTTGTGGCGATTGTGACAAGATCTGCCCGGCCTTGAAACAGAAAAATGAGATTCATTTTTTAGGCCCCATGGCGGTGCCTTTAAGTTATGCCCGCTCGCTTTATTTTCTAGATAAGGTGCAGATTCCTTGGGATATTTGTAAGGATTGTGGGGAATGTGAAAAAGTGTGTCCGGAAAATGTGCCCTTGAATAGGGCTTTGAAATGGCTAGTGTCGAAGTGA
- a CDS encoding (Fe-S)-binding protein, whose amino-acid sequence MSPHTQDRNFCSFCPKMCHFSCPVAEEEKNETLTPWGKQQNAKLILEKALPFNAQTALPAFKCVSCRISESFCEHEIPVADCLQEMRELSVANHTAPKEIFDFLDRFKKFSNPHGKDLQEKLNKLAQSSSLETGKDSILFFPSCHLTAFLPEALQLYFELFKKLGISNVKLFNENIQCCGFSLWNAGFKEDFLDLAELQWHALRDAEKIIVGSPECAWAFKHLYPEQGFPLRAQVFTVSEFLAPYLKNTPFKAKAKTPIKYFYHDSCYQGRYLKQYDEARELLEMVTGFEPCEFSWNKKESLCSGAGGTYALVEPEHAQHISSRHLQEMLDNGVKILVSSCPKSVHHFKQAMPGMIVKDLISFLAENILEESWRTAEWSVKTS is encoded by the coding sequence ATGAGTCCACACACACAAGACCGTAACTTTTGTAGTTTCTGCCCCAAGATGTGTCATTTTTCTTGCCCCGTGGCGGAGGAAGAAAAAAATGAAACTCTAACCCCCTGGGGAAAACAGCAGAATGCCAAGCTCATCCTGGAAAAAGCGCTTCCCTTTAACGCTCAAACCGCTCTCCCTGCCTTTAAATGTGTGAGTTGCCGAATTTCAGAAAGCTTTTGCGAACATGAAATTCCGGTGGCGGATTGTCTTCAGGAAATGCGGGAGTTGTCGGTTGCCAATCACACCGCGCCGAAAGAAATATTTGATTTTCTGGATCGGTTTAAGAAATTCTCCAATCCTCACGGAAAAGATTTGCAGGAAAAATTGAATAAGCTCGCTCAATCGAGCTCGTTGGAAACAGGGAAGGACTCGATCCTATTTTTTCCTTCTTGTCATCTTACCGCTTTTCTCCCCGAGGCCCTGCAGCTTTATTTTGAATTGTTTAAAAAATTAGGGATTTCGAATGTAAAACTTTTCAATGAGAACATCCAGTGTTGTGGTTTTTCTTTGTGGAATGCCGGCTTTAAGGAAGATTTTCTGGATCTTGCCGAATTGCAATGGCATGCCTTGAGAGATGCCGAAAAGATTATCGTCGGTTCCCCCGAATGTGCCTGGGCCTTCAAACATCTTTATCCGGAGCAAGGCTTTCCGCTCAGGGCCCAGGTGTTTACCGTGAGCGAATTTCTTGCCCCTTATCTCAAAAACACCCCCTTTAAGGCCAAGGCCAAGACCCCCATCAAGTATTTTTATCATGATAGTTGTTATCAGGGACGCTATTTAAAGCAATATGACGAGGCTCGTGAATTATTGGAAATGGTGACGGGTTTCGAACCTTGCGAGTTTTCATGGAATAAAAAAGAAAGTCTATGCAGTGGCGCGGGGGGAACTTATGCCCTGGTAGAGCCAGAGCACGCCCAGCATATTTCTTCCCGGCATTTGCAGGAGATGTTGGATAATGGGGTGAAAATTTTAGTGAGCAGTTGCCCCAAATCCGTGCATCATTTCAAGCAAGCCATGCCCGGGATGATTGTGAAAGATTTGATCAGTTTTCTGGCTGAAAACATCTTGGAAGAGTCGTGGAGAACGGCGGAGTGGTCGGTGAAGACGAGTTAG